From a single Cupriavidus taiwanensis LMG 19424 genomic region:
- the pdxJ gene encoding pyridoxine 5'-phosphate synthase — MIFHANPGVIDLGVNIDHVATLRNARGTVYPDPIRAALLAEQAGADLITLHLREDRRHIRDADVRALRPQLATRMNLECAITQEMLDIACEIRPQDVCLVPERREEVTTEGGLDVAGRFELVKAACAQLAGAGIRVSLFIDPDADQIAAAAACGAPVIELHTGRYADAHTPAEQAAEFRRIADGADAGQKHGLVVNAGHGLHYTNVQPIAALPGIKELNIGHAIVAHAVFTGWENAVREMKAIMVAARLGTQYPAASTPA; from the coding sequence ATGATCTTCCACGCAAATCCGGGCGTCATCGACCTTGGCGTCAACATCGACCACGTGGCCACGCTGCGCAACGCGCGCGGCACCGTGTACCCCGATCCCATTCGCGCCGCGCTGCTGGCGGAGCAGGCCGGCGCCGACCTGATCACGCTGCACCTGCGCGAAGACCGGCGCCACATTCGCGATGCCGACGTGCGCGCGCTGCGCCCGCAGCTGGCCACGCGCATGAACCTCGAATGCGCAATCACGCAGGAGATGCTCGACATCGCCTGCGAGATCCGCCCGCAGGACGTGTGCCTGGTGCCGGAGCGCCGCGAGGAAGTGACCACCGAGGGCGGGCTGGACGTGGCCGGCCGCTTCGAGCTGGTGAAGGCCGCGTGCGCCCAGCTGGCCGGCGCCGGCATCCGCGTGTCGCTGTTCATCGATCCGGACGCTGACCAGATCGCCGCGGCCGCGGCCTGCGGCGCGCCCGTGATCGAGCTGCATACCGGGCGCTATGCCGATGCGCATACCCCCGCGGAGCAGGCGGCCGAGTTCCGCCGCATCGCCGACGGCGCCGATGCCGGCCAGAAGCATGGCCTGGTGGTCAATGCCGGCCACGGGCTGCACTACACCAACGTGCAGCCGATCGCGGCGCTGCCCGGCATCAAGGAGCTGAACATCGGCCACGCCATCGTCGCGCACGCCGTATTCACCGGCTGGGAGAACGCGGTACGCGAGATGAAGGCCATCATGGTGGCCGCGCGCCTGGGCACGCAGTATCCTGCCGCGAGCACCCCGGCGTGA
- the acpS gene encoding holo-ACP synthase, which yields MIYGIGTDIIQIARVQGVMTRTNGRFAEKVLGPDELAKYHARKARSEKRGLAFLATRFAAKEAFSKAIGLGMRWPMTWRAMELMNLPSGEPTAVCHGELAAWLAERGLVVRVSVSDEHDYAVAFAIAERSGAAVSQPTAL from the coding sequence GTGATTTACGGCATCGGCACCGACATCATCCAGATCGCGCGCGTGCAGGGCGTGATGACGCGCACCAACGGCCGTTTCGCCGAAAAGGTGCTAGGCCCGGACGAACTGGCCAAGTACCACGCCCGCAAGGCGCGTTCGGAAAAGCGCGGCCTGGCGTTCCTGGCGACGCGCTTCGCCGCCAAGGAGGCGTTTTCCAAGGCGATCGGCCTGGGCATGCGCTGGCCGATGACATGGCGCGCGATGGAACTGATGAACCTGCCGTCCGGCGAGCCCACCGCGGTGTGCCATGGCGAGCTGGCCGCGTGGCTGGCGGAACGCGGGCTGGTCGTGCGGGTCAGTGTCAGTGACGAACATGATTACGCAGTCGCCTTCGCCATTGCCGAGCGCAGCGGCGCGGCGGTGTCTCAACCTACAGCCTTGTGA